TTTGCACAGAAGATAGTAGTTTTTAAGTGTCCAGGTCAATGAAACAATCAGGCCTGTGCTTTAAGATTTAATTTCGCgatgagtgatttttttttttttgctagaaAAAGAGCAGGAGCAAGTGTCTCTGAGCTGGCAAATGCTATGACGCTATTGTTTTGTCTCACACGGTAAGAAGTAAAATGCATGATTGTTGTCCACACTGGACTATAGCCACACTGTAGCCAATGCacaataaacttattttaaccATTTTGCAAGTTTAACATTTACAGAATGTGGACCTATGGGAATCCATACTCTGGTTTCATGACTAATAATTCAATCATTTTGGATCTAATAGCATTTCGGTGGTAGTTCTTCTGTAAGGATTTATGAGTGCTGAAGACATGAGGGTGTTGTGCTTCATTAGTGCTGTCATGAATTCACACACCACTGTGTGATGTAATCCGAAAAGTTGAAAGAGAAGATGCCCCGCTTATAATTCCCTGCATTGCTAGGCACTTTTTCAACACTTACAATATCCAATCTcccacagtaaaaaaaaaaaccttctggGGGGGGTTTTGTAGAGACAAGTTGAACAATACTCCCCATTAAAGATCAGGGTTAAGGAGGTCATCCTCCAGGAGTTAAGCAGAATAGATGTGATGATTTTTCATGAACTTGTACAATCAATGCCAAGAGGGTCAGAGTTATAGAGTACATACccttcatttaaacaaaattggtTTCAGATATTAATGACACATATTATTAATGATATGTATTTGTCTGTTTTTTGATAAGTGTATGTTTGCATTTTGCCATCTTTTCATGAATAGTATTATTGatcactaagaaaaaaaatattttgtgtttgttcagagaggggtgtactcatttgtttatttctctctctctctctctctctctatatatatatatatttacagtatctcacaggagtacacccctcacatttttgtaaatattttattatatcttttcatgtgacaacactgaagaaatgacactttgctacaatgtacagtagtgagtgtacagcttgtataacagtgtaaattttctgtcccctcaaaataactcaacacacagccgttaatgtctaaaccgctatatatatatatatatatatatatatatatatatatatatatattacacacacacaccaaatatATACTTCCTCAATTcgtaatttttttgtgtgtcagCAGAAACTGATGCAAAACTTCTTTATATATAAAGCTACAGGATAGCAACCTGTAATATGTCCAACATGAGTCAatcacacattttcattttgatggtCGTCATTCCTCTCATTTTCTCACAGgtaaaatgtaacttttcagtatcattttattatttttattttacattatttctaaCATCATGTTTAATGTCagtgtttattaaatatactatatatatatattgtcatttttatggTGTAATTTTGCTTGTATGTTGGATTTATTTATGCCCTGTTATTTCATCTCCACAGTCAGCGAGAACGAAGGACTGTGTATGTGAGCTAGAAAATTCTGATCCTGCTTTCCCTGAGAATAAACTAAATAACGTTGAGTTCACTGCTATTCAATGCACTAGGAACGTCACTTCAGAAAAGGTAGAAACATGCCAAAACATACTGTTGTGATGTTTAGGGTTGCAAATTAGGCATGTATAATTCTGTACAAATCGGTTACTAAAGCAAAATTGTCTCTTATTCAATTATTTCCTTTGTAATCAGATGACAGAGGTTGACAGGCTGGTGTTGGGTCTACAACACCGTATCCGGCAGCTTCTTGAAAATGTATCCATGCTGGAAAAAGAAGACAATGGAAATCTGTATGCAGCCGTGTCTCTACGCATTATTGAATTAGAGTTTGCCGAGATTGAAGACCTTCTAGACAAACTCAACAGAACCACTGACAGTTACCAGCAGCAAAGTTTACAGACTGCTGCAGAGGTACATTTATTTACACTACATGCACATGTTTTTATGTACACCtttgtatattaattatatgtaatgtgttttttgtgacatatttctaaaactaaaattaattccTCACCAAAACACACAGTcacatacatttgcatttataaaaaaaatctaaatataaaaatgttgtttcaCAGTCCTGTTAGGTTTTGCAGAACATGATAATGCTCAACATGTTacattaatgaaaatattatttaattaaattacatttaattttttatctaaattaaatatgaatattaaataaatatttaattttatatatttttttaattctttaattattttgataatgatATGATAATGATAGTGATATgataattttcaaaatgtattaaattaaaaggaaatgtttatttaatgtatttaaatttaaaaattgatctaaactaaatatgaatatttaattaaatgtaattaactttaaataaaattttaatatttaaatttctttattttgtgtaatGCCAAGAAAGagctataaatattaattacttCTAAACcagatttttatattatttatttattatttaccttTACTATTTGTTTTTGACTGTTCAGGTCCCCAATTCTTtaacaatattttgtaaatgatgTGCATTTTACTAATTCCTGTTTAATCCTTAATTTTTACAGTTTCAGGACATGACAAAAACTATGGCTGAGCTGGAGAAGTTTGATCACTTGCAGGTGATGGCGAAAGAGCGTGAGAACGAGATCATTAAGAAGGACCTGGAACAGTGCAAAGAAGAGCTCAACAGTACATCACCAGCCCCAACACTTTCCCCAGGTACGCATAAACTAGACTATCATTATTACATAGCCACAGCTAAAGCATTAAAGTATTATACTTATAtttttgcttctattttttcaGGTTACTGTGGCTTGGGCCACATGGTCAATGTATCAGGACCAAAAACGTATTCCCTTACAGAGTACGGAACGTCCTACCCTTATGGTGCTTGCGGTCGAGATGCAAATCCTGCTCTGGGAGACGAGAACAAGTACTGGCTGGTGGTGCTGACAAGTAGTAATGCATACAGCAACTTTATCCGCCAGTACAATAGTTTGAGTACTATTATATTAGGTATAGATTCAAAAGATGCATACATATCAAGCTCCAATCCCACAACAAACACAATTCAGGGGCCAAACATGGTCATGTATGGTAATGTGCTCTACTATAACTGTTACTATACTTACTCCGTCTGTCAGTTCAACTTGACAACTGAATCTGTCAGTACTGTGGCTTTACCTAGTGATACAGGTTACAACAGCAAGTTTCCATTCGCACACCTCGGCACAACATACAGCTATACTGATTTGGATTTTGCCACAGATGAATCAGGCGTTTATGTCATATATGCAACCACAAGCAACTTTGGAAATGTGGTTATCAGTAAAATCGAGACTAGTAACCCGCCAGTTTTGGGCCAAACATGGTTCACTTCTCTTCACAAAATGACTGCCACAAACACCTTCATGGTGTGCGGTGTGCTTTATGCTACTCGTTACCTGGATGAGGAAACGGAACAGATCTTTTACTCTTATgacaccaaaacaaacaaagagcgatatgattttaaatttaatatcaaGAAGAGACAGACTAATATTCAGTTTCTTAACTATGACCCCAGAGATCATTTACTGTATGTCTACAGTGATGCCTACATTTTAACTTACGAGCTCGTCTTTCAGTAAGTCTCTATTTAACTACATCCGATTTCACATACTGTCTGCACTAAATAGTATGCAATATTAGAACTGCTGCATTGCAAATGatttttatgttgaaaacagtatcAAAAAGGTACACAGACAGTAGATATTAGATTTTCAAAGTGTGCAAGGTTTTTAAACATACCAGGTAATGAACCCAAATGAATTTAGGATAATGAATTAAGCTAGATTTATGGTGACCATATGTGCCATTTTTCCCGGACGCGTCCTGggcaggatttctatattgcctaaaatatctaggttttggctttgtttgcgtGTGCAGACCGATCGGTATCATCGGACATCAAAGTACCATACAGATTGTTCCATATGCGTTCAAAACGCTCTCAgggtactttgatgtcaaacactgatcgGTCTGAGCCACGCTGCTTttaagtcgaacacacctaataTGTATACGTAATTGCATACCTATGTATACCTCTTTGACCGTAGATCCCACCTTCTCACACACACCATGATTGGTTCATTATGTACAATGcctgcatgttattggtcaaactacttttcaatcattaccttcagcaagcatgaaaacaggaaaacaaagccaaaacaaaTCCTGGCAAGGACGTGTCCGGGAAAAATGGCACATATGGTCACCCTAGTTTAAATCTATTAACTCAAAGTTAactttaaaggtggggtaagtgatttctggtagccaatgttgatatttcaaatcaccaaaacaaacatgcccctaccccaaaagggtctcgccctattttgatagctctgccacacacatacatatgcacCCCAGGtaacgattagttctgtgaaacagcaaaaccaatgttactcacctatcgagaagaaacaaagcatcCTCGGCGTCCAATCACAGGCCTTCCcactccttgagttctctccagcgctggaaagctgatccgatatttacacgggttctacttcttgccttatcgtaacaccgtgtctacactggacgcgagtGGCACGGTGtaacaaaatactatagaactcattataatacCTATTACTAAATAATAGGTATTACCTATTACTAAAATACCTTCCTATTTATGAggtattgacacaaatttcaaatgattttcaacggtcgatttgtcgcgtccagtgtagacagactttaacTGTTGCGGCgttgtcgcgtccagtgtagacacggtgtaagccttcttttgttccgcagacattttcctcttttgttttttatccgccatctctatctttctgttgTCGCTCGGCTCGGCCAATGTCCATCATGTGCACTGAGCGTTCTCTCCTccgcatcatgagtagacactccccttactgctgattgactacaagtttgttttggtactcggccCGACatttctaaagcgtttttgaaaaaatacacaCCCCACCTTTAAGATTTTTAGACAtggaaaaacatgatttaagaCATGCTTACATGCTAACATAAAAAAGGGGTCTGTGGTATCAGAACAGTTATAGTGTATCATGTCCAATTGCTAGTTTCCTATCtttaaatatttccaaattttgtatttacaatatttaccaTCACCAGttaagtatgttcatttactgtaaataaatatgattttacaTGTTTCGAATGCCAAGACTGGTTGCTTTGTGGAGGAAAATCATGtgtttatattagtgctgtcaaatgattaatcgtgatcaatcgcatccaaaataaaagtttttgtttacataatatatgtgtgtactgtgtatatttacatgtgtatttatatatttgtatatgcatgtatatatttaagaaaaaataagtttatacatttaaaatatttatatataatataaattatatgaatataaatataagcaTGGAAAtcaatggaaatattttcaaaatatatactgtatgtgtgtgtatttatttatacataattaacataatacacacatatattatgttaaaaagtttaactatcttttatttgactttttgattaatcgcgattaatcgtttgacagcactagtttatatgtaggcctactatTACACATTTTggttaatgaaataaaatctgaatgaaatgaaatgctaGTGATGGATAACCAAAGCTTAGGTTGacatttgtttaatgttcaccagatattccgccatgattccagttcgaagcgagcgtttatgttccatacaaagggctTTAAAGTGTGCAAGATGtgaatttaaatagtatttaattacagaggtatattatgtcacacttctctagtaagtttcgtctgtgtgtgaagacgctgcGCAGCGCAAATCCttgaatgaatgttccgaagttaaatcaacttcaacggatttccctgctcagggagtagggagcaatgaacactgtgtagggatcatatcaatcggaacacagttcatgcacagAGCTcacttctaacgagctggttatctgattCAGGTGTGTTGACTAagtgagacatgcaaaatatgcagagcggggagcgcgaggactggaattgggaaccaCTGGTCTACATCACATGTCATTCGCCGGTGAGAAAGCTTTACAGCACAGCtggtaaaagtactacaataccaggaaggaagattgggttgttgatgtttgcctgccattcttGCTCTGTCTGTACAGCGCGCGAGATCGCGCTGATGATGTAGGCTATCCTGTCTGCGCGaacagggtgcgcagaggtatgtaaatacatacgttgacaggcaggtaggaaagacaATTAAAACGTTGGgacaaacatttcttggtcctacaccttccacagaataccgtattgacccgaatataagacgatgtttttttcttggaaatacatctgaaaaaaacgcgttcgtcttatattcagggtctagactttgacatgtcaataatacacccacaacaataggtggcgccaaaaacgcataaaacgagtgtgccatgaaatatgtaatgtgtgttgtaaagatcgcgaatgaaaacaaatgaaaaagaaaagcttacagcagcatgatcgtgactgtcatgttagcctgatgggaccaaacttcctctgtaagtgattttaaaacataagacagtacccagatttgaagactacaataagatttcacttctactgataataacattttggtaggctactatgagttggatagcctaaatgttatataattcagatgggctacctgttatttcaatggtatatcaaaattttccaatgtcattgttgatacattttaccatactttcaaaacaaaaattagaattggaaaaatatgcaatatgaaaataatttaagaataaatgtgttttacagagagagagagaaaaaaaaaacaagatttggttttcaaaaagccttttttcaaCAGGtgcatctggaaaaaggggggtcgtcttataatcagggtcgtcttatactcgggacaatacggtatataaatacatttagaccacttaacttaatgattgctatcaggatgtgaagagactttcaaccagcataacaaaaaaatgtttctgaagacaatcacatATGGCACCTTTATGGAATTGTGATTATCAGTAAATTGCCAGTTTTTAACTAATCatgatccatttttttttacaaaatgaatgAACACCTTCATGGTGTgtgataatgaaaaaaaaaatatatatatatattttctggaATTTTGTAGATAaagataattagacgatattttgctatTTTGAGTGTGTCATTGGAGCTTGCAGCAGTAACAGAAATTAAAAAAGAGAGAGGGGAAATGTATAGCCTACGTaaaatcgccagtaggtggcattcATTCAACCAATTTGGCACTCTTCAGTGCCATTAACACTATCAGATGATATAAGTGTAAAAGACAAAGTCAtacagagatttttttttttttttttttaccttgatTTATGGGGgaattctaaatgtattttaatagactAAATCAAGCAGTGAATAACTTTAGTAGTTAACAGTCTCTTATTTACAAGCActccataaaacaaacaaaagtcctgtaaattaataaaagaacatTATGAAGGCACTTcaaatttaattgtattttataatttgttaattgcatttaatatattatactttcaataaaacatttttaatgggtTTGTAATACCTTATTATGCATGTTTTGGCCTGActttttgttgcatttataCAATTTTGACCAGCAGGTTTGCGTAGCAGTTGGTTCAAAAGATTCAAAGCtttaaaaagattaatttctttCATCACTAATCAACATATCCTCAGCGTCTGAAAGTTAAACGTGTTCTATGAAATGAATACTGAATCACACAATCTTGTAGGCCTGTCGTAAAAATCTAACCACCGTTATACAATATACGCTAGCATGGAGCTCTGAAACGTTTCTTCTCACCTGAACGTGCATGCGTACAGCACAACACAAATgctaaaaaagaaataatgagGCATGTGATTTTTGATCTAGGAACTGAAAGTTCTTTCTATTTGCAACAATGATGGATAGGATAATGAGTGTCATGTACTGGACTGATGATATTGCATTCTGACTCTTGCCATGACCAGCAgcatttaatattacagtacTGAAAGAAATTGTAGAGTTTGCAGTACATTAATTAGTAAATTTGTAGAACGTGTGAGATAAATCGTCTGTTAAAGTACATTTATTGTAACAATAAAATTAGACAAAATTGTACAACTGACTTACAATCACATAATGCTAACGTGAAGCTTTAGTTTAACAACTGTGAATATTTTGAGATTTTCTGCCCGCTGTGAAAtgtattccatttttttttttcttagatgCCTATGAAAGAATCTCAGTTGAAGGTATCATATGCTAAAAGATAGGCATCATTGTACAAGTAGAGTTTTCCATCAACAGGATTGTAGTTCAGATTGGCTATTCCAGCAGAAACCTTCTCAAAAGGCAAAGAAAGAGTGTTTATCTCTTGACCAGTGGTTGTATCGAAAGCATAAAACACCTCTTCTTGGTAAGTATTAACAAAGCGTGTAGCATACAAGACCCCACACACCATAAACGTGCTGGTGACGGACCTCTTAAACAGTTGCGTCTTCCAGGTATGTGTGATATTGAGTGACAGCGGGTCTAAACGGCTCACAACAATGTTGCCGTGGTTCTCCTCAGTGGCGTATATCACCCACACAGCATCTTGATCAGCCTCCAGATCGATATCGGTCCAATCACGACAGCTGTAGTAGCAGAAAGGGAACTTGTTGTCGATTCCGGCACCATCCAGTTTCATACgtttggttgcttttgttgtaatGTTGAAGCTGCAGATTTCAGCGGTGCTGTAGCATTGGTAAAATACAGTGTTGTCATACAGAATAGTGCCAGAGCCCTGAACGGCATTCTTGTCGCTGTACGATGATGCTATCTGTTCATCCTTGTAGTTCCTGTTGGCCATGAAATCTTCATATGACTTGTACATCCTGATTGTGTTGCCATGCTTGTGTCCGCTCACCAGACAGTGTTCCCAATAGTGTTCCTTACTGCTTAGCAGAGCATCACGACCCCAAGCACCAGAAATATAGGACTTGCTGATAGAATTAAGCTTGGTGATACTTGGAGAACTTATTCTGGTCATGATGCGCTGATGACAAGTACCTGCAAAATTTagtaactgttttttttattttgttagaaCAACCTTCTTAATTCATAAAATGGCATTTGAAAGCAtttatattccttaaaagtttCTATATCCTTccttaagaaaaataattttaaaaaatcagacAGTAATGTACGtacttctgaaatcatttggcATGGTCTTGCAACTCTGTGCACGGTTGTTGAGGTCACGTAACCTCTTCTTCATGGTCTCTAGGTTGAAGAAATCATCTCTGTACATCCTCTGGACATCATGTTTGGCCTTATTTAACTGAGAACAACAGATGGTCTCATTAAATCGGACacctatttttatattgttgagATGGTTGTTGTCATCTCTAATTTGAGACTGATTTGAAAGAAAGGAGTTTAGAGAAATATGTGTGATCATGTGTTGCAATATCTACCTCACTGAGCAGGTTATGCGTCTCTTTGTTGGGGTTCTGCATGTGCGTTTCATTGACAGATTGATGAATTTCCTCAAGTTCCTGGTTCAGCTGTTGCAGATGAAGTGCGCTGTACAGTGCACTTGTGTGCAGGTAACCAAATGCTTTCATACGGGCTGAGATGTTCTGAAGAGTGGCTTCCATCATTGGCAGTTctgcctttgtgttcctcaacTGGAAGTCACTTCAGAAAGTCAACTGATATTCTTCCCAATTGTAATGGACATCATTTGAAAATCAATACAGTGTCCATTTAGTTCTAATTGTCATTAGAAGCTTAACGATACCTTACCTTTTCCTCAAACTCATTCAGGTTGTCCTCGCAGATCTGGACCTGTCTTGTGACTTCCATAAACTGTACAGCAGGGAATGTCCAGGTAGAGctgtttattttacacaaacatgAATCAGTTTTCTGTTGAC
This genomic stretch from Onychostoma macrolepis isolate SWU-2019 chromosome 25, ASM1243209v1, whole genome shotgun sequence harbors:
- the LOC131534856 gene encoding olfactomedin-4-like; this translates as MFVFLLLLAVIGTVEAQRVPGQQKTDSCLCKINSSTWTFPAVQFMEVTRQVQICEDNLNEFEEKLRNTKAELPMMEATLQNISARMKAFGYLHTSALYSALHLQQLNQELEEIHQSVNETHMQNPNKETHNLLSELNKAKHDVQRMYRDDFFNLETMKKRLRDLNNRAQSCKTMPNDFRSTCHQRIMTRISSPSITKLNSISKSYISGAWGRDALLSSKEHYWEHCLVSGHKHGNTIRMYKSYEDFMANRNYKDEQIASSYSDKNAVQGSGTILYDNTVFYQCYSTAEICSFNITTKATKRMKLDGAGIDNKFPFCYYSCRDWTDIDLEADQDAVWVIYATEENHGNIVVSRLDPLSLNITHTWKTQLFKRSVTSTFMVCGVLYATRFVNTYQEEVFYAFDTTTGQEINTLSLPFEKVSAGIANLNYNPVDGKLYLYNDAYLLAYDTFN
- the LOC131534854 gene encoding olfactomedin-4-like isoform X2; amino-acid sequence: MSNMSQSHIFILMVVIPLIFSQSARTKDCVCELENSDPAFPENKLNNVEFTAIQCTRNVTSEKMTEVDRLVLGLQHRIRQLLENVSMLEKEDNGNLYAAVSLRIIELEFAEIEDLLDKLNRTTDSYQQQSLQTAAEFQDMTKTMAELEKFDHLQVMAKERENEIIKKDLEQCKEELNSTSPAPTLSPGYCGLGHMVNVSGPKTYSLTEYGTSYPYGACGRDANPALGDENKYWLVVLTSSNAYSNFIRQYNSLSTIILGIDSKDAYISSSNPTTNTIQGPNMVMYGNVLYYNCYYTYSVCQFNLTTESVSTVALPSDTGYNSKFPFAHLGTTYSYTDLDFATDESGVYVIYATTSNFGNVVISKIETSNPPVLGQTWFTSLHKMTATNTFMVCGVLYATRYLDEETEQIFYSYDTKTNKERYDFKFNIKKRQTNIQFLNYDPRDHLLYVYSDAYILTYELVFQ
- the LOC131534854 gene encoding olfactomedin-4-like isoform X1, with translation MSNMSQSHIFILMVVIPLIFSQVKCNFSVSFYYFYFTLFLTSCLMSVFIKYTIYIYCHFYGVILLVCWIYLCPVISSPQSARTKDCVCELENSDPAFPENKLNNVEFTAIQCTRNVTSEKMTEVDRLVLGLQHRIRQLLENVSMLEKEDNGNLYAAVSLRIIELEFAEIEDLLDKLNRTTDSYQQQSLQTAAEFQDMTKTMAELEKFDHLQVMAKERENEIIKKDLEQCKEELNSTSPAPTLSPGYCGLGHMVNVSGPKTYSLTEYGTSYPYGACGRDANPALGDENKYWLVVLTSSNAYSNFIRQYNSLSTIILGIDSKDAYISSSNPTTNTIQGPNMVMYGNVLYYNCYYTYSVCQFNLTTESVSTVALPSDTGYNSKFPFAHLGTTYSYTDLDFATDESGVYVIYATTSNFGNVVISKIETSNPPVLGQTWFTSLHKMTATNTFMVCGVLYATRYLDEETEQIFYSYDTKTNKERYDFKFNIKKRQTNIQFLNYDPRDHLLYVYSDAYILTYELVFQ